The Phenylobacterium koreense genome window below encodes:
- a CDS encoding CvpA family protein, with translation MPWFDIVVLSILLASAALGFFSGATREMVRALSFVLAAVIAIYGLRWTAPLARESIDPDWLASVVAGLVVFVVVYATLRITGGAMVRGVHNTHVLGVLDRTIGLGFGVLRALVVLGALHLAFEAATPPDRVPKWMTGAAFYPLTSASAHILKAFAPKGLDMADRLAPSIGGAVLDGSATDQRDSGDAGGYDPRERRRLDDLVEKSR, from the coding sequence TTGCCCTGGTTCGACATCGTCGTCCTTTCGATCCTCCTGGCCTCGGCGGCGCTGGGCTTCTTCAGCGGCGCGACCCGCGAGATGGTCCGCGCCCTCTCCTTCGTGCTGGCGGCCGTCATCGCGATCTACGGGCTACGCTGGACCGCCCCGCTGGCGAGGGAAAGCATCGATCCGGATTGGCTCGCCTCCGTGGTGGCCGGCCTCGTGGTCTTTGTCGTCGTGTATGCGACATTGCGTATCACCGGGGGCGCCATGGTGCGCGGGGTGCACAACACCCATGTGCTGGGCGTGCTGGACCGCACGATCGGCCTGGGATTTGGGGTTCTGCGCGCGCTTGTCGTGCTCGGCGCTCTCCACCTGGCCTTCGAAGCGGCCACACCGCCGGACCGGGTGCCGAAATGGATGACCGGTGCGGCGTTTTATCCGCTGACCAGCGCTTCGGCTCATATCCTAAAGGCCTTTGCGCCCAAGGGCTTAGACATGGCAGACAGGCTTGCGCCGTCCATAGGCGGCGCGGTTCTTGACGGTTCGGCGACGGACCAGCGTGACTCTGGCGACGCTGGGGGCTATGACCCGCGCGAACGACGCAGGCTCGACGATCTGGTGGAGAAATCCCGATGA
- the radA gene encoding DNA repair protein RadA codes for MARDGAVYVCQSCGAVQSKWAGQCPACNAWNTLVEEVQSRPPGALAPSKASRARGLSFQGLEDAVEAPPRLSTGVEEFDRVCGGGVVPGSAILLGGDPGVGKSTLLLQVAANAARRGVRCAYISGEEAIEQVRGRAQRMGLGDAPVRLAAETSLREVLDGLKREKFDLVVIDSIQTMWSDAHEAAPGSVTQVRAAAGELVRMAKKQSVAMILVGHVTKDGAIAGPRVVEHMVDAVLTFEGERGYPFRILRGAKNRFGATDEIGVFEMGDAGLGEVRNPSALFLDTSGERAAGAAVFAGIEGSRPVLVEFQALVAPSAYGTPRRAVVGWDSGRLAMVLAVLEARCGLSLGDRDVYLNVAGGLRVTEPAADLAAAAALASSALDEALPQDCVVFGEISLSGDIRPVSRMDSRMREAAKLGFKHVLGPQDLDANGMKVTGVTRLGDAIRRIGDNQWE; via the coding sequence ATGGCCCGCGACGGCGCCGTCTATGTCTGCCAGTCCTGCGGCGCGGTGCAGAGCAAGTGGGCTGGCCAATGCCCGGCCTGCAACGCCTGGAACACCCTGGTCGAGGAGGTCCAGAGCCGCCCACCGGGCGCGCTGGCCCCCAGCAAGGCCTCGCGCGCCAGAGGTTTGAGTTTTCAAGGACTTGAGGACGCCGTCGAGGCGCCGCCACGCCTCTCGACCGGGGTCGAAGAGTTCGACCGTGTGTGCGGCGGCGGCGTGGTTCCCGGCTCGGCCATCCTGTTGGGCGGCGACCCCGGCGTCGGCAAGTCCACCCTGCTGCTGCAGGTCGCGGCCAACGCGGCCCGCCGAGGCGTCCGCTGCGCCTACATCTCGGGCGAAGAGGCCATCGAGCAGGTGCGCGGTCGCGCCCAGCGCATGGGCCTGGGCGACGCCCCGGTGCGCCTGGCGGCCGAAACCTCCCTGCGCGAGGTCCTCGACGGCCTGAAGCGCGAGAAGTTCGATCTGGTGGTGATTGACTCGATCCAGACCATGTGGAGCGACGCCCACGAGGCCGCGCCCGGCTCGGTCACCCAGGTCCGCGCTGCGGCAGGCGAACTCGTGCGAATGGCGAAGAAGCAGTCCGTCGCCATGATCCTGGTCGGCCACGTCACCAAGGACGGCGCCATCGCCGGCCCGCGGGTCGTGGAGCACATGGTAGACGCCGTCCTGACCTTCGAGGGCGAGCGCGGCTATCCGTTCCGCATCCTGCGAGGCGCCAAGAACCGCTTCGGCGCGACCGACGAGATCGGGGTCTTCGAGATGGGCGACGCCGGCCTCGGCGAGGTCAGGAACCCGTCGGCTCTTTTTCTCGACACCTCGGGCGAGCGCGCCGCGGGCGCGGCGGTGTTCGCCGGGATCGAGGGCTCGCGGCCGGTTCTGGTGGAGTTCCAGGCCCTGGTCGCACCGTCCGCCTACGGCACGCCCCGGCGCGCCGTGGTGGGCTGGGATTCCGGACGCCTGGCCATGGTCCTGGCCGTGCTGGAAGCTCGCTGCGGGCTCTCCCTGGGCGACCGCGACGTCTATCTGAACGTAGCCGGCGGCCTGCGCGTCACCGAGCCGGCGGCCGACCTAGCCGCTGCCGCCGCCCTCGCCTCCTCGGCCCTGGACGAGGCCCTGCCTCAGGACTGCGTGGTCTTCGGCGAGATCAGCCTCTCGGGCGATATCCGCCCCGTCAGCCGGATGGACTCCCGCATGCGCGAGGCCGCCAAGCTCGGCTTCAAGCACGTGCTCGGCCCCCAGGACCTGGATGCGAACGGCATGAAAGTCACCGGCGTGACGCGCCTCGGAGACGCCATCCGCCGCATCGGCGACAACCAGTGGGAGTGA
- the alr gene encoding alanine racemase — MPFPTAARLTIDLDALARNLAVLRIAAGGAQAAPVIKADGYGLGAGPIGRRLWAEGCKAFFVARLSEGESLRAELGPNRPATIYVLDGFIPGAGSRLIAADLTPVLASLPQIDAASAFAAAQGRALPVALQVDTGMNRQGLALDEAKALAASPDRLRHLDVRLLMSHLGSATDPADARNALQRSRFDAIRPLFPKAQASFAASAGIMLGPDYRAELIRPGISLYGGGPEERPDDRLEAVATFEAPILYIRSVAPGEIIGYGSSVVATRPMRLAIIAAGYADGIIRSSGKGGGYAWFAGARRPLVIVTMDLIAIDIGDDPAAIGQYVELLGENVPIDEAAEAAGTVAHECLVRLGGRAERVYVGAV; from the coding sequence ATGCCGTTCCCCACCGCCGCCCGTCTCACCATCGACCTCGATGCGCTGGCCCGCAATCTCGCGGTCCTGCGGATCGCCGCCGGGGGCGCGCAGGCCGCGCCGGTGATCAAGGCCGACGGTTACGGCCTCGGCGCTGGCCCGATCGGCAGGCGACTGTGGGCCGAAGGCTGCAAGGCCTTCTTCGTCGCCCGCCTGTCGGAGGGCGAGAGCCTGCGGGCCGAGCTTGGCCCGAACCGGCCGGCGACCATCTACGTCCTCGATGGATTCATTCCGGGCGCTGGCTCTCGGCTGATCGCCGCCGACCTGACCCCGGTGCTGGCCAGCCTGCCGCAGATCGACGCGGCCTCGGCCTTCGCGGCCGCACAAGGGCGAGCCCTGCCCGTGGCCCTGCAGGTCGACACCGGCATGAACCGCCAAGGGCTCGCTCTCGATGAGGCCAAGGCCCTGGCCGCCTCGCCCGACCGCCTGCGCCATCTCGATGTACGCCTGCTGATGAGCCATCTCGGCTCGGCGACCGATCCGGCCGACGCCCGCAACGCGCTTCAACGCTCGCGCTTCGACGCCATCCGCCCGCTATTCCCGAAGGCCCAGGCCAGCTTCGCGGCTTCCGCCGGCATCATGCTCGGCCCCGACTATCGCGCCGAGCTGATCCGGCCGGGCATCAGCCTCTATGGCGGCGGCCCGGAAGAACGCCCGGACGACCGACTGGAAGCCGTCGCCACCTTCGAAGCGCCCATCCTCTACATTCGCAGCGTCGCTCCCGGCGAGATCATCGGCTACGGCTCTTCGGTCGTCGCCACGCGTCCCATGCGGCTCGCGATCATCGCCGCCGGTTATGCGGACGGCATCATCCGGTCGAGCGGCAAGGGCGGCGGTTACGCCTGGTTCGCCGGCGCGCGCCGGCCGCTGGTCATCGTCACCATGGACCTGATCGCCATCGACATCGGCGATGATCCGGCCGCCATCGGCCAGTATGTGGAGCTATTGGGAGAAAACGTGCCGATAGACGAGGCCGCCGAGGCCGCCGGCACGGTCGCCCACGAGTGTCTGGTCCGCCTCGGCGGCCGCGCCGAACGGGTCTATGTCGGCGCGGTCTGA